A genomic segment from Pseudomonas sessilinigenes encodes:
- the rpsO gene encoding 30S ribosomal protein S15: MALSVEEKAQIVTDYQQAVGDTGSPEVQVALLTANINKLQGHFKANGKDHHSRRGLIRMVNQRRKLLDYLKGKDLSRYSTLIARLGLRR; encoded by the coding sequence ATGGCACTCAGCGTTGAAGAAAAAGCTCAGATCGTAACCGACTACCAGCAAGCTGTTGGTGACACTGGTTCGCCAGAAGTGCAAGTTGCACTGCTGACCGCCAACATCAACAAGCTGCAAGGTCACTTCAAGGCCAACGGTAAAGACCACCACTCGCGTCGTGGCCTGATCCGCATGGTAAACCAGCGTCGTAAGCTGCTGGACTACCTGAAGGGCAAGGACCTGAGCCGTTACAGCACCCTGATCGCTCGTCTGGGTCTGCGTCGCTAA
- the truB gene encoding tRNA pseudouridine(55) synthase TruB translates to MAQVKRIRRNVSGIILLDKPLGFTSNAALQKVRWLLNAEKAGHTGSLDPLATGVLPLCFGEATKFSQYLLDSDKGYETLMQLGKTTSTADAEGEVLQTREVTVGRTDIEAVLPEFRGEIKQIPPMYSALKRDGQPLYKLARAGEVVEREPRSVTIARLELLACEGDTARLAVDCSKGTYIRTLVEDIGEKLGCGAYVAELRRTQAGPFSLAQTVTLEELEAVHAEGGNEAVDRFLMPSDSGLLDWPLLQFSEHSAFYWLNGQPVRAPDAPKFGMVRVQDHNGRFIGIGEVSEDGRIAPRRLIRSE, encoded by the coding sequence GTGGCTCAGGTCAAGCGTATCCGTCGTAATGTCAGTGGGATCATCCTGCTGGACAAGCCCCTGGGGTTTACCTCCAATGCGGCGTTGCAGAAGGTCCGTTGGTTGCTCAATGCCGAGAAGGCCGGGCACACCGGTAGCCTCGATCCCCTGGCCACCGGCGTATTGCCGTTGTGCTTTGGAGAGGCCACCAAGTTCTCGCAGTACCTGCTCGATTCCGACAAGGGTTATGAAACCCTGATGCAGTTGGGCAAGACCACCAGCACGGCGGATGCCGAAGGCGAGGTCCTGCAAACCCGCGAGGTGACCGTTGGTCGTACCGATATTGAAGCGGTATTGCCGGAATTTCGTGGTGAAATCAAACAGATACCCCCCATGTACTCTGCCCTCAAGCGTGATGGCCAGCCACTCTACAAGCTGGCTCGTGCAGGGGAAGTGGTGGAGCGTGAACCGCGTTCTGTTACTATTGCGCGCCTGGAATTGCTCGCCTGTGAAGGCGACACCGCCCGCTTGGCGGTGGATTGCAGCAAAGGCACCTATATCCGTACCCTGGTGGAGGATATCGGCGAGAAACTCGGTTGTGGTGCGTACGTCGCGGAACTGCGACGGACCCAGGCCGGACCTTTCAGCCTGGCCCAGACGGTCACCCTGGAAGAGCTCGAGGCCGTGCATGCCGAAGGTGGTAACGAAGCGGTGGATCGTTTCCTGATGCCATCGGACAGTGGCCTGCTGGATTGGCCGTTGCTGCAGTTCTCGGAGCACAGTGCGTTCTACTGGCTCAATGGCCAGCCGGTACGTGCCCCCGATGCGCCGAAGTTCGGCATGGTGCGAGTACAGGATCACAATGGTCGCTTCATCGGTATCGGTGAAGTGAGCGAAGACGGGCGCATCGCGCCGCGTCGACTGATTCGGTCAGAGTGA
- the tpiA gene encoding triose-phosphate isomerase, whose protein sequence is MRRPMVAGNWKMHGTRASVAELINGLRHLALPSGVDVAVFPPCLYINQVIDGLKGKSIFVGAQNSAVEPMQGALTGEIAPSQLVDAGCSLVLVGHSERRQMMGERDVVLNRKFAAAQACGLKPILCVGETLEQREAGKTLEVVGRQLGSIIEELGVGAFANAVIAYEPVWAIGTGLTATPQQAQDVHAAIRAQLAAENSEVARGVRLLYGGSVKAANAVELFGMPDIDGGLIGGASLNADEFGAICRAAGN, encoded by the coding sequence ATGCGTCGCCCTATGGTAGCTGGTAACTGGAAGATGCACGGTACCCGCGCCAGCGTCGCTGAGCTGATCAATGGCCTTCGTCATCTGGCCTTGCCAAGCGGTGTTGACGTCGCGGTGTTCCCGCCTTGCTTGTATATCAATCAGGTGATTGATGGCTTGAAAGGCAAGTCGATTTTTGTCGGCGCACAGAACTCCGCGGTGGAACCCATGCAGGGTGCGTTGACGGGCGAGATCGCTCCGAGTCAGTTGGTCGATGCAGGTTGTTCCCTGGTGCTGGTTGGGCACTCTGAGCGCCGCCAGATGATGGGTGAGCGTGATGTGGTCCTCAATCGCAAGTTCGCAGCGGCACAGGCCTGCGGTTTGAAGCCGATCCTGTGTGTAGGGGAAACCCTGGAGCAGCGCGAAGCCGGTAAGACTCTTGAGGTTGTCGGGCGTCAGCTTGGCAGCATCATCGAAGAGTTGGGTGTTGGTGCTTTCGCCAATGCTGTTATTGCTTACGAGCCGGTCTGGGCCATTGGTACCGGGCTGACTGCGACACCGCAGCAAGCTCAGGATGTGCATGCAGCCATCCGGGCGCAGTTGGCGGCAGAAAATTCTGAAGTGGCACGAGGTGTGCGGCTTCTATACGGCGGCAGCGTGAAGGCGGCCAATGCGGTCGAATTGTTCGGCATGCCGGATATCGATGGGGGGCTCATTGGTGGAGCTTCCCTGAATGCAGATGAATTCGGTGCGATTTGTCGCGCCGCGGGAAACTGA
- the rimP gene encoding ribosome maturation factor RimP, producing the protein MSSKLEQLQALLAPVVVALGYECWGIEFSAQGRHSLLRVYIDKEGGVLVDDCAIVSRQLSGVLDVEDPISVEYTLEVSSPGMERPLFTLEQFAKYVGEQVKIKLRSPFEGRRNFQGFLRGVEEQDVVVQVDDHEFLLPIDLIDKANIIPSFD; encoded by the coding sequence GTGTCGAGCAAGCTAGAACAGTTGCAGGCCTTGTTGGCCCCGGTGGTCGTGGCCCTTGGCTATGAATGCTGGGGTATCGAGTTTTCGGCCCAGGGCCGCCATTCATTGTTGCGCGTTTACATCGATAAGGAAGGCGGCGTGCTGGTGGACGATTGCGCCATCGTCAGCCGTCAGCTCAGCGGTGTCCTGGATGTTGAAGATCCAATTTCCGTTGAGTACACCCTAGAAGTTTCCTCTCCTGGCATGGAACGCCCGCTGTTCACCCTTGAACAGTTTGCCAAGTATGTCGGTGAGCAAGTGAAGATCAAGCTGCGCTCGCCCTTCGAAGGTCGGCGTAATTTTCAGGGCTTTCTCCGCGGGGTGGAGGAACAGGATGTCGTGGTGCAGGTGGATGACCATGAATTCTTGTTGCCGATCGATTTGATCGACAAGGCCAACATTATTCCCAGTTTTGACTGA
- the secG gene encoding preprotein translocase subunit SecG, whose translation MLETVVVVFHLLGALGVVALVLLQQGKGAEAGASFGAGASNTVFGSQGSSTFLSKFTAILAAGFFITSLGLGYFAKEKAHQLTQVGLPNPAVLEVPKQKPASDDVPVLQEQKSANSATDVPPAPEQK comes from the coding sequence ATGCTGGAAACAGTCGTAGTCGTTTTTCATCTGCTGGGTGCCCTGGGCGTAGTTGCTCTGGTTTTGCTGCAGCAGGGTAAAGGTGCGGAAGCTGGCGCGTCTTTCGGTGCAGGTGCTTCAAATACTGTGTTCGGAAGCCAAGGTTCCTCTACCTTTCTTAGTAAGTTTACTGCTATACTTGCCGCCGGTTTCTTCATAACCAGCTTGGGGTTAGGTTACTTTGCTAAAGAGAAAGCTCATCAGCTGACTCAAGTAGGTTTGCCAAACCCAGCAGTGCTTGAAGTACCAAAGCAAAAACCGGCTTCTGATGATGTACCGGTGCTCCAAGAGCAAAAGTCGGCTAACAGTGCGACTGACGTACCTCCAGCTCCAGAGCAGAAGTAA
- the infB gene encoding translation initiation factor IF-2: protein MTQVTVKQLADEVKTPVERLLQQMREAGLPHTAAEEHVSDSEKQSLLTHLKSSHKAKVEEPRKITLQRKTTSTLRVAGSKSISVEVRKKKVFVQRSPEEIEAERQRELEERRAVENAARQKAEEEAKRRAEEEARRQPAPVVEPVVEAVAAPAPVAAERVQEAPAAAPAPAVEARKKDEPRRPDKTRNDDSRRGSDGERKNAPHRASVKEKAPAPRVAPRTTDEESDGFRRGGRSKGKLKKRNAHGFQNPTGPVIRDVQIGETITVGELAQQMSVKAAEVIKFMFKLGTPATINQVLDQETAQLVAEELGHKVTLVSDTALEDSLAESLKFEGEAVARAPVVTVMGHVDHGKTSLLDYIRRAKVAAGEAGGITQHIGAYHVETERGMVTFLDTPGHAAFTAMRARGAKATDIVILVVAADDGVMPQTVEAVQHAQAAGVPLVVAVNKIDKPGADLDRIRSELAAHGVTPEDWGGDTPFVPVSAKMGTGVDDLLEAVLLQAEVLELTATPSAPGRGVVVESRLDKGRGPVATVLVQDGTLRQGDMVLVGSNYGRVRAMLDENGKPIKEAGPAIPVEILGLDGTPDAGDEMSVVADEKKAREVALFRQGKFREVKLARAHAGKLENIFESMGQEEKKTLNIVLKSDVRGSLEALQGALNGLGNDEVQVRVVGGGVGGITESDANLALASNAVVFGFNVRADAGARKIVEQEGLDMRYYNVIYDIIEDVKKALTGMLGSDVRENILGIAEVRDVFRSPKFGAIAGCMVIEGVVHRNRPIRVLREDIVIFEGELESLRRFKDDASEVRAGMECGIGVKSYNDVKVGDKIEVFEKVQVARSL, encoded by the coding sequence ATGACGCAAGTCACGGTGAAACAACTGGCCGATGAGGTCAAAACACCGGTAGAGCGCCTGCTGCAGCAGATGCGTGAGGCAGGTCTGCCGCACACCGCCGCCGAGGAACATGTGAGCGACAGTGAGAAGCAATCGTTGCTGACTCACCTGAAGAGCAGTCACAAGGCGAAGGTGGAAGAACCACGCAAGATCACTTTGCAGCGCAAGACCACCAGTACCCTGCGTGTCGCTGGCAGCAAGAGCATCAGCGTTGAAGTGCGTAAGAAGAAAGTCTTCGTACAGCGCAGCCCCGAAGAAATCGAGGCCGAGCGCCAGCGTGAGCTGGAAGAACGTCGCGCAGTAGAGAATGCTGCCCGTCAAAAGGCCGAAGAAGAAGCCAAGCGCCGCGCCGAAGAAGAGGCACGTCGCCAGCCAGCTCCGGTTGTCGAGCCTGTTGTCGAGGCGGTAGCCGCTCCTGCGCCTGTCGCGGCCGAGCGTGTGCAGGAGGCGCCAGCAGCGGCCCCGGCACCAGCAGTGGAAGCCCGTAAGAAAGACGAGCCTCGCCGTCCGGACAAAACCCGTAACGACGACAGCCGTCGTGGCAGCGATGGTGAGCGCAAGAACGCTCCGCACCGTGCTTCGGTCAAGGAAAAGGCTCCGGCGCCTCGCGTCGCGCCCCGCACGACCGATGAAGAAAGCGACGGTTTCCGTCGTGGCGGTCGCAGCAAGGGCAAGCTGAAGAAGCGTAATGCCCACGGTTTCCAGAACCCGACAGGGCCGGTTATCCGTGACGTACAGATTGGCGAGACCATCACTGTGGGCGAGTTGGCCCAGCAGATGTCGGTCAAGGCCGCTGAAGTCATCAAGTTCATGTTCAAGCTGGGCACTCCAGCCACCATCAACCAGGTACTGGATCAGGAAACTGCCCAGCTGGTAGCCGAAGAACTGGGCCACAAAGTGACCCTGGTCAGCGACACCGCCCTGGAAGATTCCCTGGCCGAGTCCCTGAAGTTTGAAGGTGAGGCTGTTGCCCGTGCTCCGGTCGTGACCGTAATGGGCCACGTTGACCATGGTAAGACCTCGCTGCTGGACTACATCCGTCGCGCCAAAGTGGCCGCGGGCGAAGCCGGTGGCATTACCCAGCACATCGGCGCCTACCACGTAGAAACCGAGCGCGGCATGGTCACCTTCCTCGACACCCCGGGTCACGCCGCGTTTACCGCAATGCGTGCCCGTGGTGCCAAGGCCACCGACATCGTGATCCTGGTGGTCGCGGCGGACGACGGCGTGATGCCTCAGACCGTCGAAGCCGTTCAGCACGCCCAGGCTGCTGGCGTACCGCTGGTGGTCGCGGTGAACAAGATCGACAAGCCGGGTGCCGACCTGGATCGCATTCGCAGCGAACTGGCGGCCCATGGCGTGACGCCGGAAGATTGGGGTGGCGATACTCCGTTCGTTCCAGTCTCCGCGAAAATGGGTACCGGCGTTGACGACCTGCTCGAAGCCGTCCTGCTGCAAGCCGAAGTACTGGAACTCACCGCAACCCCTTCGGCCCCTGGTCGTGGTGTGGTGGTCGAGTCCCGTCTCGACAAGGGCCGCGGCCCGGTGGCTACCGTGCTGGTCCAGGACGGTACCCTGCGTCAAGGCGACATGGTGCTGGTCGGCTCGAACTATGGCCGCGTGCGCGCCATGCTCGACGAGAACGGCAAGCCGATCAAGGAAGCGGGCCCGGCCATTCCGGTCGAGATCCTCGGCCTGGACGGTACTCCGGATGCTGGCGACGAGATGAGCGTGGTGGCTGACGAGAAGAAGGCCCGTGAGGTTGCCCTGTTCCGTCAAGGCAAGTTCCGCGAAGTCAAGCTGGCTCGTGCCCACGCTGGCAAGCTGGAAAACATCTTCGAAAGCATGGGCCAGGAAGAGAAGAAGACGCTCAACATCGTCCTCAAGTCCGACGTCCGTGGTTCGTTGGAAGCCCTGCAAGGCGCCTTGAACGGCCTGGGTAACGACGAAGTGCAAGTGCGTGTAGTTGGCGGCGGCGTCGGTGGTATCACCGAGAGCGATGCCAACCTGGCACTGGCCTCCAATGCAGTCGTGTTCGGCTTCAACGTGCGTGCCGATGCCGGTGCGCGCAAGATCGTCGAGCAGGAAGGTCTGGATATGCGTTACTACAACGTAATCTACGACATCATTGAAGACGTCAAGAAAGCCCTGACCGGTATGCTGGGCAGTGATGTCCGGGAGAACATCCTGGGTATCGCCGAGGTTCGTGACGTGTTCCGCTCGCCGAAGTTCGGTGCGATCGCCGGTTGCATGGTCATCGAAGGTGTCGTGCACCGTAACCGTCCGATCCGCGTACTGCGCGAAGACATCGTTATCTTCGAAGGCGAGCTGGAATCCCTGCGCCGCTTCAAGGATGACGCTTCCGAAGTGCGTGCCGGCATGGAGTGCGGTATCGGCGTCAAGAGCTACAACGACGTCAAGGTTGGCGACAAGATCGAAGTCTTCGAGAAGGTCCAGGTTGCTCGCAGCCTCTAA
- the nusA gene encoding transcription termination factor NusA has product MSKEVLLVVESVSNEKGVPASVIFEALELALATATKKRFEDEVDLRVEINRHNGSYETFRRWTVVDEADLDDPAVETWLSKARETHPDAKVGDVIEEKIESIEFGRIAAQTAKQVIVQKVREAERAQVVDAYRERLGEIISGTVKKVTRDNVIVDLGNNAEALLAREDIISRETFRVGVRLRALLKEIRTENRGPQLILSRTAPEMLIELFRIEVPEIAEGLIEVMAASRDPGSRAKIAVRSKDKRIDPQGACIGMRGSRVQAVSGELGGERVDIVLWDENPAQFVINAMSPAEVAAIIVDEDAHAMDIAVGADNLAQAIGRGGQNVRLASQLTGWTLNVMTESDIQAKQQAETGDILRNFIEELEVDEELAQVLVDEGFTSLEEIAYVPLEEMLNIDGFDEDIVNELRARAKDRLLTKAIATEEKLADAHPAEDLLSLEGMDKDLAMELAVRGVITREDLAEQSIDDLLDIDGIDDERAGKLIMAARAHWFE; this is encoded by the coding sequence ATGAGCAAAGAAGTACTGCTGGTTGTTGAGTCGGTATCCAATGAAAAAGGTGTACCGGCAAGCGTAATTTTTGAAGCGCTGGAGCTGGCCCTGGCCACTGCTACCAAAAAGCGTTTTGAAGACGAAGTGGACCTGCGTGTGGAAATCAATCGCCACAACGGTTCCTATGAGACTTTCCGTCGCTGGACGGTAGTCGATGAAGCCGATCTGGATGATCCAGCGGTGGAAACCTGGCTGAGCAAGGCCCGCGAAACTCATCCCGATGCCAAAGTCGGTGATGTGATCGAAGAAAAAATCGAATCCATCGAGTTCGGCCGTATCGCTGCCCAGACTGCCAAGCAAGTCATTGTGCAGAAGGTTCGCGAAGCCGAGCGCGCGCAAGTGGTCGATGCCTACCGCGAGCGCCTGGGCGAGATCATTTCCGGCACCGTGAAAAAGGTGACGCGTGACAACGTGATCGTCGACCTGGGTAACAACGCCGAAGCGTTGCTGGCCCGTGAAGACATCATCTCCCGTGAGACTTTCCGCGTTGGTGTGCGTTTGCGCGCTCTGCTCAAGGAAATCCGCACCGAGAACCGTGGCCCGCAGTTGATCCTGTCGCGTACCGCTCCGGAAATGCTGATCGAGCTGTTCCGTATCGAAGTGCCGGAAATTGCCGAAGGCCTGATCGAAGTCATGGCCGCCTCCCGTGATCCGGGCTCGCGGGCCAAGATCGCCGTCCGCTCCAAGGACAAGCGCATCGACCCGCAAGGCGCGTGCATCGGTATGCGCGGTTCGCGCGTCCAGGCTGTGTCCGGCGAGCTGGGTGGCGAACGTGTGGATATCGTCCTGTGGGACGAGAATCCGGCGCAGTTCGTGATCAATGCCATGTCGCCGGCTGAAGTCGCGGCCATCATCGTCGACGAAGATGCCCATGCCATGGACATCGCCGTTGGTGCAGACAACCTGGCCCAGGCCATTGGCCGTGGCGGTCAGAACGTACGCCTGGCCAGCCAGCTGACTGGCTGGACCCTGAACGTGATGACCGAGTCGGACATCCAGGCCAAGCAGCAAGCGGAAACCGGCGACATCCTGCGCAATTTCATCGAAGAGCTGGAAGTCGATGAAGAGCTGGCACAGGTTCTGGTTGACGAAGGCTTTACCAGCCTGGAAGAAATTGCCTACGTACCGTTGGAAGAAATGCTCAACATCGATGGTTTTGACGAAGACATCGTCAACGAGCTTCGTGCTCGGGCCAAGGATCGCCTGTTGACCAAGGCCATCGCTACTGAGGAAAAGCTGGCAGACGCCCATCCGGCCGAAGACCTGCTCTCGCTTGAGGGTATGGACAAGGATTTGGCGATGGAACTGGCGGTGCGCGGCGTGATTACCCGCGAAGACCTGGCCGAGCAGTCTATTGACGACCTGCTCGACATCGACGGCATCGACGACGAGCGTGCCGGCAAGTTGATCATGGCCGCCCGAGCCCATTGGTTCGAGTAA
- the rbfA gene encoding 30S ribosome-binding factor RbfA, with protein MAKEYSRTQRIGDQMQRELAQLIRREVKDPRVGLVTITAVEVSRDVGHAKIFITVMGQEGAEEIAQSIKVLNSAAGFLRMQLAREMKLRSVPQLHFHYDESVARGAHLSALIERAVAEDSQHGDASAPEDTKE; from the coding sequence ATGGCAAAAGAATACAGCCGTACCCAACGTATCGGTGACCAGATGCAGCGCGAGCTGGCGCAACTGATCCGCCGTGAAGTCAAGGACCCACGTGTTGGCCTGGTGACGATCACCGCCGTGGAAGTCAGTCGTGACGTCGGTCACGCAAAGATCTTCATCACCGTGATGGGCCAGGAAGGTGCCGAAGAGATCGCCCAGAGCATCAAGGTGCTGAACTCGGCGGCAGGTTTCCTGCGCATGCAACTGGCGCGTGAAATGAAGCTGCGCAGCGTGCCGCAATTGCACTTCCATTATGACGAGAGCGTGGCCCGTGGTGCCCACCTGTCGGCCTTGATCGAGCGTGCCGTGGCCGAAGACAGCCAGCATGGCGACGCCTCCGCCCCTGAAGACACCAAGGAGTAA